ATGGGATAGCCATCCAGGCAGGTAGCAGCACTAAAGGAAGCACCCGGAGTATTGATTAGGATAGAGGTTACCGCTGACCCAGTAGCAGTTGCTGCATGAGCCCCCTCCAAAAAGGCAATTCCTGCCACCGGGTTCATGCTGAAAATGAAAGGGATTAGTATGGCTAAACAGAAATTGCCCCCCAGGCCGGGAATGATGCCGATAATCGTTCCCAGGCTCACCCCGATGAGCATGTGGGCCATGCTCTGGAATGTGAAGATCTGTTGTAAAGCTTGGACAGCAGCTCCTAGCAGGTCCATCAATAGAAAGCCTCCCTTATTTCCTATCGTCCGGGCCAAACCTGATGCCCTGCTCCGGATCGATGCGATACCAGGAGTAGGGAGAATAGTCCTCAGCCGCAATTTCCCTTTCTACTTCTTCCATGCTTACATGCACTTCAGCCTCAACCTTGCGATCTAACCCCAGCCAGTTGAGCAGGCGTTTGTTAGTAATGCCCATAAAATACGCCGGCTCGTCGCCATCATTGTGGTTGCTGTGCCAGCAAAACGGCGGCACATACAGGAAGTCTCCCGCTTCCCAGTCAAATCTACGGCCCTGAATCATGGTATGTCCTTTGCCCTTAATGATGTAGATCACGGCCTCATTGTGGTGCTTGTGAAGCCGAGTAGCCGAGCCCACAGGAATCTCCGAGATATGGATGTTCATAGTCCGCATAGGGAGGTCTACATCCCGGGCTTTGTGTTTCCGGTCCTGAGCATCGTAGTACATATCTTTTAACGGGTTCTTATGGACCAGCTTCTCAGGCGCTACTTTAATTGGTCGTACTATTTCCTCGTGCCAGTGAACCTTACCTTGGCGTCGCGGATTGAAAGCATCTTCCACAGTAAATAACCTCCCATGTCCTAGAGTCCTGCACCGTCCTTCCAACGGTCTAACTAAAGAATTCCATCACCAAGCCGTTATAAAGGCGAAGTTGAAGCCCGCCCTGGAAAGCGCCGTAGAGGGTCAGCGCCAGCACTACACCAAAGATGACGGATCCTAACCACCCTTGCTTAGCTTCAAAGCGGTAGAACAAGACGGTGAATAAAGCCGACCCAACCAGGATACCCAGGGCATAGACCGAAGCCAGAAGCACCAGTAGCCACGACAGGATACGAACATCGTTCTTGGTTGGTACGACCGCGGACTTGGTAACCGAGCCAGGTCCCTGGTTTGCTACCTTTTCCTCCTCGCTCTTACCTGCTCCAAGCTGTCCAATGAAATAGGCAATCAAAGCAATCACCGTAAAGATGGCCACAATTAGGGGCATGCGCCGGGCAATGGGGTTATAGCCTAGAGCTACAGCTACAAACGCCACCGCCAGGGCCATTAAACCAACCGCAAAAATGATCTCCCCCCGACGCCTCATGCTTGGGTCACCTCCCTACTGTGCGCCTCCCTGCGATTGCGCCAAACTTGCCAAGCAAAGAAGGCCAGAGTGGCTATGATGATCCCCAGGGAAATAGGCCTTAAGAAGAAAAGGGGACTGTAAAGGCGAACCGCCAGGTGTAAATACCTTTCCACTACCGTCCCCAAGACCAGGCCCACGATAAAGGGAGCCTTGGGGTAGTCAAACCGCTTGAACGCGTAGCCCAGGAAAGCAAATACTACCGCCACCACC
Above is a window of Clostridia bacterium DNA encoding:
- a CDS encoding cupin domain-containing protein; the encoded protein is MEDAFNPRRQGKVHWHEEIVRPIKVAPEKLVHKNPLKDMYYDAQDRKHKARDVDLPMRTMNIHISEIPVGSATRLHKHHNEAVIYIIKGKGHTMIQGRRFDWEAGDFLYVPPFCWHSNHNDGDEPAYFMGITNKRLLNWLGLDRKVEAEVHVSMEEVEREIAAEDYSPYSWYRIDPEQGIRFGPDDRK
- a CDS encoding tripartite tricarboxylate transporter TctB family protein, producing the protein MRRRGEIIFAVGLMALAVAFVAVALGYNPIARRMPLIVAIFTVIALIAYFIGQLGAGKSEEEKVANQGPGSVTKSAVVPTKNDVRILSWLLVLLASVYALGILVGSALFTVLFYRFEAKQGWLGSVIFGVVLALTLYGAFQGGLQLRLYNGLVMEFFS